From one Gossypium hirsutum isolate 1008001.06 chromosome D08, Gossypium_hirsutum_v2.1, whole genome shotgun sequence genomic stretch:
- the LOC121220365 gene encoding uncharacterized protein, which translates to MTSSNFAPPNPHIFTRENYPIWTVKIKAYLRAFDLGDAVETSRDVPPLRANPTISQIKQHNEEDKLKEEFQGSDGTRQIQVLNLWKKFEVLKMKESEIVKVNSNRLMNVVNQIRLHGEELLDKRIVEKVLVSVPERFESKISSLEDSKDISKLTLIEVVNALQALEHRRAIRLEESTK; encoded by the exons ATGACTTCCAGCAACTTTGCACCCCCAAATCCTCATATATTCACAAGAGAAAACTACCCTATTTGGACAGTGAAGATAAAGGCATACCTGAGGGCTTTTGACCTGGGGGATGCTGTAGAAACAAGTAGAGATGTGCCTCCATTGAGAGCAAATCCAACTATTTCTCAAATCAAGCAACATAATGAGGAG GACAAGCTCAAGGAAGAGTTCCAAGGAAGTGACGGAACAAGGCAGATTCAAGTGCTGAATTTGTGGAAAAAGTTCGAGGTTCTAAAGATGAAAGAGTCAGAGATTGTTAAGGTGAATTCTAATAGGCTTATGAATGTCGTAAACCAAATTAGGTTACACGGGGAGGAGTTGCTAGACAAGAGGATAGTTGAAAAGGTGCTGGTTAGTGTTCCAGAGAGGTTTGAGTCAAAAATTTCATCTCTAGAAGACTCAAAAGACATCTCAAAACTTACCTTGATAGAAGTTGTAAATGCTCTTCAAGCTTTGGAGCATAGAAGGGCTATTAGGCTTGAGGAGTCAACCAAATGA
- the LOC107930007 gene encoding uncharacterized mitochondrial protein AtMg00810-like produces MEQPEGFQGLENEGFIRSESEAALYVKKLDDEKQLIVSLYIDDLFVKGDNEVFIEQFKQRMKSMFEMSNLGDMKYLIGMKIHQSDAGIFISQRKYALEVLKKFKIENCKPVATPLVLNEKLSKSDNSEKADAFVYGSLIGNLLYFSATRPDIMYDASLLSRFMQAPSQTHYGTNKRVMRYIKGIFNYGIWYLKNDSCKLESYANNDWVGNVDDCKNASGFVFSFGSGTFAWNSKKQDMVA; encoded by the exons ATGGAACAACCAGAAGGTTTTCAAGGTTTAGAAAATGAAG GGTTTATAAGGAGCGAAAGTGAAGCTGCATTGTATGTTAAAAAGCTTGATGATGAGAAGCAACTTATTGTTTCATtgtatattgatgatttgtttgttAAGGGAGATAATGAAGTGTTTATAGAACAGTTCAAACAAAGAATGAAAAGTATGTTTGAAATGTCTAATTTGGGTGATATGAAGTATTTAATTGGGATGAAAATTCACCAATCTGATGCTggtatttttatttctcaaagaAAGTATGCTCTGGAAGTTTTGAAGAAGTTCAAAATAGAAAATTGCAAACCAGTAGCTACTCCGCTGGTTTTGAATGAAAAGTTGTCTAAGTCAGATAATTCTGAAAAGGCTGATGCTTTTGTTTACGGAAGTTTGATAGGGAACTTGTTATATTTTTCTGCTACTAGGCCAGATATAATGTATGATGCAAGCTTACTATCTAGATTCATGCAAGCTCCTAGTCAGACTCATTATGGTACAAATAAAAGGGTTATGAGATACATTAAAGGTATATTTAACTATGGCATATGGTATTTGAAGAACGATAGTTGCAAGCTTGAAAGTTATGCTAACAATGATTGGGTTGGAAATGTAGATGACTGCAAAAACGCCTCgggttttgttttttcttttggaaGTGGTACATTTGCATGGAATTCAAAGAAGCAAGATATGGTGGCTTAA
- the LOC107929996 gene encoding protein STAY-GREEN homolog, chloroplastic — protein sequence MGTLSFAPILPTKPRPSVFEQNKSRRRSKKKNLPIVPVARLFGPAIFEASKLKVLFLGVDEKKHPGKLPRTYTLTHSDITSKLTLAISQTINNSQLQGWANKLYRDEVVAEWKKVKGKMSLHVHCHISGGHFLLDLCARLRYFIFCKELPVVLKAFVHGDGNLLKNYPELQEALVWVYFHSNIPEFNKVECWGPLVEAGSQQGGKKQEILASNWELPHPCPDNCDCCFPPMSLIQWSQELPHQN from the exons ATGGGAACTTTGAGTTTTGCTCCGATTCTGCCTACAAAGCCAAGACCTTCAGTCTTTGAACAAAACAAGTCTAGAAGAAGATCCAAGAAGAAGAATCTACCTATTGTTCCT GTAGCAAGGTTGTTTGGGCCAGCTATATTCGAGGCATCAAAGCTAAAAGTTCTGTTTTTAGGAGTGGATGAGAAGAAGCACCCAGGGAAGCTTCCCAGAACTTATACACTTACACATAGTGATATAACATCGAAACTTACCTTAGCGATCTCACAAACCATTAACAACTCTCAG TTGCAGGGTTGGGCGAACAAATTATACAGGGACGAAGTAGTGGCTGAATGGAAGAAAGTGAAGGGAAAAATGTCACTACACGTCCATTGTCACATAAGCGGAGGCCATTTCCTCTTGGACTTGTGTGCTAGACTTAGATACTTCATCTTCTGCAAAGAACTACCCGTG gtactGAAGGCGTTTGTCCATGGAGACGGGAATCTGCTAAAGAACTACCCAGAATTACAGGAAGCATTGGTATGGGtttattttcactcaaacattccGGAATTCAACAAAGTAGAGTGTTGGGGTCCACTAGTGGAAGCTGGGTCCCAACAAGGAGGGAAAAAGCAAGAAATATTGGCAAGTAACTGGGAATTGCCTCATCCATGTCCAGACAACTGTGACTGTTGTTTTCCACCGATGAGTTTGATCCAATGGTCACAAGAGCTTCCCCACCAAAATTAA
- the LOC107930061 gene encoding ubiquitin carboxyl-terminal hydrolase MINDY-1 encodes MAAAATPPPVAADASSSSSPLTLASSACESKEVAVNEGQNQEQQKQDGIKECLHKTKPIQFLGRTTPIILQNDNGPCPLLAICNILLLRNNLSLSADIAEVSQEKLLSLVADRLIDSNSNVNNKDAGYVENQQQNIADAIDLLPRLATGIDVNIKFRRIDDFEFTPECAIFDLLDIPLYHGWIVDPQDYETASAIGSKSYNAIMGELVALETRNMEISRKNNSEDCVDFAAATTATLGVPSPCLSKTRSFDDSPRSVSDQQSLRKGDLEEEAELMIALKLSEAELPTSNGDPGSLDIRSCSNNPVSVDSVDKQEGDGSAEHQNLHQHEPSFSDNCISLSNNSVGKTCFQTVSKEELLKTDGINQDQSFYVKSGDITLSNDVVEEKNVETMVVKGSSADELLQIENAVTISLAKNTASADGKNTEISQGGGNIEIQSTSATDALDIPDNVNGCDTTEESSVSLQNAGSDSSSGRIHHLDVPEVFTSSLDGSEPIYEGEDCILDSITTTYQDREPIYEGEVVLAKQAGKTSVEDSDMRSKDEITLQQGELIGNFLKNNASQLTFYGLFCLQDGLKERELCVFFRNNHFSTMFKYDGELYLLATDQGYLNQPDLVWEKLNEVNGDTLFMTGNFKEFKMDSHTNGAWDQQNAMASTADYIARIDNAAQGGLDITSDLQLAIALQQQEFEQQPQRQNVQQPPVVGGSRLVTGPQVPRNSGRSPSSSMPRQDAKSKEKCIVM; translated from the exons atggcCGCAGCTGCTACACCTCCTCCTGTTGCTGCTGatgcttcctcttcttcttcaccTTTGACTTTGGCTTCTTCGGCATGTGAATCGAAGGAAGTAGCAGTGAACGAAGGACAGAATCAGGAACAACAAAAGCAAGACGGAATTAAAGAGTGCTTGCACAAGACTAAGCCAATCCAGTTCTTAGGTCGTACTACGCCTATTATTCTCCAAAACGACAATGGACCTTGCCCCCTCCTTGCCATCT GTAATATTCTCCTTTTAAGGAACAATTTGAGCCTGAGTGCTGATATAGCTGAAGTTTCACAGGAGAAATTGCTTTCACTGGTAGCTGACCGCCTGATTGATTCTAACAGTAATGTCAAT AATAAAGATGCAGGGTATGTAGAAAACCAACAGCAGAATATTGCAGATGCTATTGATTTACTTCCGCGCCTTGCTACAGGGATTGATGTGAATATTAAATTCAGGAG AATAGATGACTTTGAGTTCACTCCAGAGTGTGCCATATTTGATCTGCTTGATATTCCCCTTTATCATGGTTGGATAGTTGATCCCCAG GACTATGAAACTGCTAGTGCCATTGGGTCAAAATCCTATAATGCTATTATGGGGGAGCTTGTCGCATTGGAAACTCGAAATATGGAGATTTCACGCAAAAACAACTCTGAAGATTGTGTGGATTTTGCTGCTGCAACAACTGCCACTTTAGGAGTTCCCTCTCCCTGCCTGTCAAAAACGAGATCTTTTGATGATTCTCCTCGTTCTGTTTCTGACCAGCAAAGCTTAAGAAAAGGGGATCTTGAGGAGGAAGCAGAGCTAATGATAGCCTTGAAATTATCAGAGGCTGAATTGCCAACCTCAAATGGTGATCCTGGCAGTTTAGATATAAGATCGTGTTCAAACAACCCTGTTTCTGTAGATTCTGTAGATAAACAAGAGGGGGACGGAAGTGCTGAACATCAGAACTTGCACCAGCATGAACCATCCTTTTCAGATAATTGTATTTCCTTGAGCAATAATAGTGTTGGTAAGACATGTTTTCAGACCGTCTCAAAAGAAGAGTTGCTAAAGACTGATGGTATTAATCAGGATCAGTCATTTTATGTTAAATCTGGGGATATTACCCTTTCTAATGATGTGGTCGAGGAGAAAAATGTTGAAACAATGGTTGTTAAGGGGAGTAGTGCTGATGAATTGCTCCAGATTGAAAATGCAGTTACTATTTCTCTTGCAAAAAATACTGCTTCTGCAGATGGAAAAAATACTGAAATTTCACAAGGGGGTGGAAATATTGAGATACAATCCACATCTGCAACTGATGCTCTTGACATTCCAGATAATGTGAATGGTTGTGACACGACTGAAGAATCATCCGTGTCTTTACAGAATGCTGGTTCAGATTCATCTAGTGGCAGAATACATCATTTAGATGTGCCTGAAGTGTTCACTTCTAGTCTTGATGGAAGTGAACCGATATATGAAGGTGAGGACTGCATATTAGATTCAATAACAACAACATATCAAGACCGGGAGCCTATATATGAAGGTGAGGTAGTTCTTGCAAAACAAGCTGGCAAAACATCTGTGGAGGACTCCGATATGAGGTCTAAAGATGAAATCACTCTGCAGCAAG GGGAGTTGATTGGAAACTTCTTGAAGAACAATGCCAGTCAGTTGACCTTTTATGG GCTTTTTTGCTTACAAGATGGTCTTAAAGAACGAGAGCTTTGTGTTTTCTTTCGTAATAATCATTTCAGCACCATGTTTAAG TATGACGGTGAACTTTATCTTTTAGCTACTGACCAAGGCTATCTAAATCAGCCTGATTTGGTGTGGGAGAAACTAAATGAG GTCAATGGAGACACACTATTTATGACTGGCAACTTCAAAGAATTCAAGATGGATAGTCATACCAATGGTGCTTGGGATCAACAAAATGCTATGGCTAGTACGGCT GACTATATTGCCCGCATTGATAATGCAGCACAAGGTGGATTGGATATAAC CTCAGATTTACAGCTCGCAATAGCTTTACAACAACAGGAGTTTGAACAACAGCCACAGCGTCAGAATGTGCAGCAACCTCCGGTTGTTGGTGGTTCAAGATTAGTAACAGGTCCCCAG